The DNA segment CGACGACGCGCAGTTCCACACCCCTGATCGGCTGCCCCATGGCACCGCGCTGCGCGACGCCAAGCGTACTCTGTAGCAGCACGGGCATGCTCTCGGTCAAGCCGTAGCCCTGCAATACCGGTTTGCAGCCCAGCAACCGCCCCAGTTTCTCCGCTTCGTCCGCGGGTAGATGGCTACCGCCTGAGTAAATCATCAGTTGAGGGTGCATCGGCAACAGCGCGCCTTTGCGCTTGGCCAGTCGGCTATTGAAATAGCGAATGACATCGGGCACCAGGCAGGTATAGGTGACCTTATGCCGGGACAGGACTTCTGCCAGGTCCCTGTTGAGCACGGTATCGGTCATCAACAGCGTGGCGCCCACGCTCAATGGAAAGATCATCATCGCCGACAGCCCGAAGATGGCGTGCAGCGGCAGCGTGACCAGATGGACGGAGCCGACCCCCTGGCGATGAATATGCTCGTGCATGCCATCGATTGCATGCGTCACGTCAAGGTAGCGGTGAGGAACCGCCAGCGGTTTGCCGGTGCCCCGATAAGTGAACTGTATCGAGACGATTGGGTTGCCTTCAGGCAATACCAGCGGTTCGTTGCGACACATAAGCTGAACATCAGGCGTCGCATTTTCAGACAGGGATGAGGACTCACCCACTTCCAATAACAAGGAGTGACGAACGCCGTTGGCGAGTTGGAATATTTCGCTGTGTTTTTCGAAGAGCGCAGCTGTTGTCACAACCAGCACAGGCCTGGCGCTGCCCACCACACTCGCCATTTCAAATGGCGTCAACTTGTAGTTAAGGATGACCGGAATTGCACCACGTCCAACGATCGCTAAAAAATAAGCGATAAATTCAACACCGCTGGGTAGAACAAGTGCAACTTTTTCGCCCGGCAAGATATTTAAAGTGCCGAGCGCACCGTTACACTGCTCGGCTTTTAGTCGTAACTCGCGATATGTCACAACCCCTGTGTCGACATCCAGATTCCTGATAGCGATATGTTCAGGGAAGGACTCTGAGATCCCGAAAAATCGGTGTAGAAAACCGTCCTGACACAGCAAGGATTCCATTTATTAATACTCCTGACGTTTCAAACCAGTGAATTGGACTAAAGCACCTTAGGCACAGGTAGAGTGACGAGGCCGTTTATACTTCCAGGGCGCTTGGATCTTACTCATCTGAGGCTCGAATACATGTAGGACACTTCAACATGTAATGCCGAATTATCTTTGAAACACTTTTAAGTTCCAGTCCAGGGAACCCCCATAGCCCTCTTTTCACCAACGCAACAGTGCCAGGCGCAGACCCTGGGCTTCCAGAACCCCTGCATGCAAGCCAGGCTCAAGTTTATCGGGCGGCAGGCGTTGCACCTGGCCGACCAATTGAGCTGACCGTAGCAAAAGACCCAGCCGCGATGCCTGGGTCTTGCCGATCGGTCAGCCCTTCTGTTTCGTTACCCACTGGCCATAGGCATCAATAAACGCCTGCAGGAACGGTTTGGTTTTCTCCGACAGTTTGCCCGCCTCATCGAACGCACTGCCCGCACCTCCCAGGTAGGCTTCTGGCTGCTGCATGCACGGCACATCCAGGAACACCAGGGACTGGCGCAAATGGTGGTTGGCGCCGAACCCACCAATGGCCCCCGGTGAAACGCTGATGACCGCACCTGGCTTGCCGCTCCAGACGCTCTGGCCATAAGGACGCGAACCCACATCAATGGCATTCTTCAAGGCCGCCGGCACCGAGCGATTGTATTCGGGGGTGACAAACAGCACCGCATCGGCCGCAGCCACCTGCTGGCGGAAGGTGCTGTAGGCGGCAGGCGGCGCTGAGCCATCAAGGTCTTCGTTATACAGCGGCAATTCGCCGATTTCGACGATGCTGAGCTTGAGGTTTGCAGGCGCCAATTGCGCCAATGCCTGGGCGACCTTGCGGTTGATCGACTGTTTTCTCAAGCTGCCGACCAGTACGGCAATCGTGTAGACCTTGCTCATGGGGCTTTCCCGACATCTGACTAAAGGAACCTGTAGTTATAGAGCCTTAGCCGGCCTATCACCAGCAGGTTGTGGCCAATCGGCGGCTGTTTTGCGCCGTGATCTACCTGTAGGAAAAATAAGCGGCACATCATCGAATAGTATTTTTTCTATGTAGGTAAACTACCCGCCTTAATGACGGTCTACAGAACCGCAAATCGGTGTTTTTCTCCAGAGGTTCTAAACAGATGGCAGCAGTACTTGTCGGACAATTCCATGCCCGCGACGCGGAAGGCCGCGTTTATTCCGTGCATGAATTCCAGGAGTCCACCTCGACAGACGGCGGTTCAGAACCTGTCATTTCCTACAAGCTGGCGATTGGTGATCGGGTCAACAAAGTCGATGACAATACCTTTGTGCTGGTCCAGTCGCAGGTTTCACTGACCCGCGAACCCGAAAACACGCCTGTTTGATAAGGCTGTGCCTCCAGGCAGAAGTCATATGAGCGGACTTGGGTTAGGATTCACCCGGTGAATCCCTTACCTGCTGAACATGGACTTCATGCATGCGTTTACGTCATATCGAAGTGATTCAAGCCATTTTGCAAACCGGACACCTCGGCACCGCCGCCGAATGGTTGCAATTGGCTGTGTCCGACGTGGACGCCACCCTCAAGGACGCTGAGCAGCAACTGGGATTCATGCTGTTTGCCAGCGTCCGCGGGCGGTTGCAGGCCACCCGGGAAACCCTGGCGATGCAGGCACAGATCGCCCATCTCTACGAAGCCCTGGAACCGATACAACGCCTGGCCAGCAGCCTCAAGCATCATCATGCGCCGCCACTGCGCACGCTCTGTACACCGCCGTTGGCCAATCAATTGCTGCCGCAAAGCATTGCGCTGTTGCGTCGGCGTTTCCAGGACACCCCCTGCAACCTGTCCAGCCAGCCGACCCGCGACATCGTCAGGAGCCTGTTGCTGCAAGAGGCCGACCTGGGCCTGAGCCTGCATGATCCCGAACACCCGCAAATCACCAGTACCGTGCTGGCCCAGGGCAAGTTGCAGTTGTTGGCGCCCCATGGCTGGCTCAAGCCACGGCAGAAATACATCGCCCTGCAAGAATTGGCCGGCCAGTCGATGATCGGCCTGGAGGGCCAGGACCCGTTGAGCCAGTTGCTGGACAGCAAATTACAGGCGCTGCGCCCGTTGCCGGTAATCCAGACACGGGTGCAGACCTATCAGATGATGCGCAGCATGGTCGAGGCCGGCGAAGGGTTGGCGGTGGTCGATCCCTTCACCGCCAGTGGCGCGCGTGAGGCCGGGCTGGATACCTGCCCGTTATCACCGCCAATCCTGGTAAGCCTGTATGGCTTGACGGTCAAGGACAGCAGCCCGAGCCCGGCGCTCAATGCGTTGCTGGAGATTGTCACGCACAAAGCGCAGGGCCTGTTGTCGCCGGTCAATTAGCCCCCGCCACGGGTGGGGCTCAGCCGAACAAGCGATACCAGAAAATCGCCACCTCACGCGTCTGCGGATCAATCCCGCGATAACGCAGATGGTCGATCCCGCCCATGACGTAGCCGCTGCGTTCATACAGCCGACAGGCCCCGAGGTTGTTGTTCTGGGTCTCCAGCATCATCCCCGGCAGGTTTTTCTTGCGGCTCCAGAACTGTGCCACGTCGAGCAAAGCCTTGGCCACGCCATGCCGGCGTGCCGGCAGCACCACCGCCAACTCATCGACATGGGCATAGCCGTTCCAATTGGTACTGACGACGATATGGCCAACCGGCCGATCATCCAGATAAGCCATGAATACCGCGCTGTCGGCGGCATCGCGATAGCTGGCGAACTCCTCGGGATCAATGCCGTAGCATTTGCGGTACGGCAGGATCTGCTCCACCGCCCACTGATCAACTGGCTTGCCCAGTTCCGGCGTGCCATATACGCACACCTCAAAGCTGAAATCATTGCCCCACACGTAGGCGTCAAATCCCTCGTCGGCGACTCGCACACTGAGCCCCGGGTACTTCGGATTCACTACAGCTTGCATAACCATCCTTAACACTTGATGCAATCGACGGTGTAACAACGACCGTTGCCGTCGTCTTCGTGTTGTAAACCATGCACATCGGCGACAAACCCCGGGAAGCTGCTATCGAACTCACGGGCAAAGGCCAGGTAGTCGATGATCGAGCGCGTCGATTCGGTAAAGCGCTCCCCCGGCATGATCAGCGGAATGCCCGGCGGATAAGGCACCAGCATCACGGCGGCGATACGCCCTGGCAAGGCATCTATGGACACGGCCTCGACTTCACCGCGTACCAACTGGTCATAGGCATCGGCCGGTTTCATGGCGATTTCCGGTAACACCGTGTACATGCGCTTAAGGTGCTTGGCCGTGGCGTTGCTGCGATAGCAGCCGTGCAACTGGTCGCACAAGTCTTGCAAACCCATGCCCTGGTAGCGCGTCGGGCCCTGCTCGAACACCGATGGCAGGCAACTGGCCAGGCTGCTATTGGCGTCGTAACTGCGCTTGAACTCCAGCAATTCCGTGAGCAGGGTACTCCACTTGCCTTTGGTGATCCCCATGGAAAACAGCACGAGGAATGAATAGAGCCCGGTTTTTTCCACCACCAGGCCACGCTCCCAGAGGAATTTACTGACCACCGCCGCCGGGATTCCGCAGTCACTCAAGGCACCGCCCGCCGTAAGGCCGGGCATCACCAGGGTGACCTTGATCGGGTCGAGCAACACATAGTCTTCGGCGATATCACCAAAGCCATGCCAGTCGGCCTCGGGCTGCAGCAACCAGTCGGCCGTCGCCACCCGGTCAATGCCCGCCACCGAAGGCGGCTGCCAGATGGAAAACCACCAGTCATCGGCGGCAATATGCTGGCGCAGATTGGCCAGGGCCCGACGGAAACTCAGGGCCTCATCGAACATCTCCTGGAGCAGCGAACGCCCTGCCGGCCCTTCCATCATGGCCGATGCCACGTCCAGCGAGGCAATGATGCTGTACTGCGGCGAGGTAGAGATGTGCATCATGAACGCTTCATTGAACCGGTCACGGTCCAGTTGCCGTGCCCCGCCGTCCTGTACATGGATCATCGACGCCTGGCTGAAGGCCGCCAACAACTTGTGGGTCGAATGCGTGGTGAACACCAGCGGGCTATCGGGCGTACGTGAAGTCCCCATGCCATAGCGCCCGGCGA comes from the Pseudomonas shahriarae genome and includes:
- a CDS encoding class I adenylate-forming enzyme family protein, whose amino-acid sequence is MESLLCQDGFLHRFFGISESFPEHIAIRNLDVDTGVVTYRELRLKAEQCNGALGTLNILPGEKVALVLPSGVEFIAYFLAIVGRGAIPVILNYKLTPFEMASVVGSARPVLVVTTAALFEKHSEIFQLANGVRHSLLLEVGESSSLSENATPDVQLMCRNEPLVLPEGNPIVSIQFTYRGTGKPLAVPHRYLDVTHAIDGMHEHIHRQGVGSVHLVTLPLHAIFGLSAMMIFPLSVGATLLMTDTVLNRDLAEVLSRHKVTYTCLVPDVIRYFNSRLAKRKGALLPMHPQLMIYSGGSHLPADEAEKLGRLLGCKPVLQGYGLTESMPVLLQSTLGVAQRGAMGQPIRGVELRVVDAQGQDVAPGRIGELLVRGSMVIDGYDDAEEANKRFFRDGWLHTGDLVWRDDDGHVFFYRQRLRISKIKAQMVDLLEVESVAMQHPDAVRAKAYIVPDHKEVNALHLCVEGRAGLTQSAISTLLSQHLSGFKLPKTIEIIVLKEHSHAS
- a CDS encoding NADPH-dependent FMN reductase codes for the protein MSKVYTIAVLVGSLRKQSINRKVAQALAQLAPANLKLSIVEIGELPLYNEDLDGSAPPAAYSTFRQQVAAADAVLFVTPEYNRSVPAALKNAIDVGSRPYGQSVWSGKPGAVISVSPGAIGGFGANHHLRQSLVFLDVPCMQQPEAYLGGAGSAFDEAGKLSEKTKPFLQAFIDAYGQWVTKQKG
- a CDS encoding LysR substrate-binding domain-containing protein — protein: MRLRHIEVIQAILQTGHLGTAAEWLQLAVSDVDATLKDAEQQLGFMLFASVRGRLQATRETLAMQAQIAHLYEALEPIQRLASSLKHHHAPPLRTLCTPPLANQLLPQSIALLRRRFQDTPCNLSSQPTRDIVRSLLLQEADLGLSLHDPEHPQITSTVLAQGKLQLLAPHGWLKPRQKYIALQELAGQSMIGLEGQDPLSQLLDSKLQALRPLPVIQTRVQTYQMMRSMVEAGEGLAVVDPFTASGAREAGLDTCPLSPPILVSLYGLTVKDSSPSPALNALLEIVTHKAQGLLSPVN
- a CDS encoding GNAT family N-acetyltransferase gives rise to the protein MQAVVNPKYPGLSVRVADEGFDAYVWGNDFSFEVCVYGTPELGKPVDQWAVEQILPYRKCYGIDPEEFASYRDAADSAVFMAYLDDRPVGHIVVSTNWNGYAHVDELAVVLPARRHGVAKALLDVAQFWSRKKNLPGMMLETQNNNLGACRLYERSGYVMGGIDHLRYRGIDPQTREVAIFWYRLFG
- a CDS encoding Orn/Lys/Arg decarboxylase N-terminal domain-containing protein, which encodes MYKDLKFPILIVHRDIKADTVAGDRVRGIARELEQEGFSIFSAVDYAEGRLVASTHHGLACMLIAAEGAGENTHLLQNMVELIRLARLRAPNLPIFALGEQVTLENAPADAMSELNQLRGILYLFEDTVPFLARQVARAARTYLDGLLPPFFKALVQHTADSNYSWHTPGHGGGVAYRKSPVGQAFHQFFGENTLRSDLSVSVPELGSLLDHTGPLAEAEARAARNFGADHTFFVINGTSTANKIVWHSMVGRDDLVLVDRNCHKSVLHSIIMTGAIPLYLCPERNELGIIGPIPLTEFSRESILAKIEASPLTRGREPKVKLAVVTNSTYDGLCYNAELIKQQLGNSVEVLHFDEAWYAYAAFHEFFAGRYGMGTSRTPDSPLVFTTHSTHKLLAAFSQASMIHVQDGGARQLDRDRFNEAFMMHISTSPQYSIIASLDVASAMMEGPAGRSLLQEMFDEALSFRRALANLRQHIAADDWWFSIWQPPSVAGIDRVATADWLLQPEADWHGFGDIAEDYVLLDPIKVTLVMPGLTAGGALSDCGIPAAVVSKFLWERGLVVEKTGLYSFLVLFSMGITKGKWSTLLTELLEFKRSYDANSSLASCLPSVFEQGPTRYQGMGLQDLCDQLHGCYRSNATAKHLKRMYTVLPEIAMKPADAYDQLVRGEVEAVSIDALPGRIAAVMLVPYPPGIPLIMPGERFTESTRSIIDYLAFAREFDSSFPGFVADVHGLQHEDDGNGRCYTVDCIKC